AGAGATCGGCCCGCGAGCCCGACTGTCCAAACGCATCGACACCGAGCGGGACCACCGGCGCACCGAACACCCCCCCGAGGAAGGTCAGCGCGTGGGAAGCGCCGTCGACAACGGTCACGATCGGGGCGCGCCGCTCGGCAGGAGGAAAGAGCGCTGCAAGCTGACCAAAGCGAGCACGCTCGCCGGCGCGTTGCCGCCGGCGCTGATCGGTCAACTCGGCGGAGAGGCGGTCGGCGCTGGTGATGACCACGAGATTGGCAGCCACCCCTTCCCGATGGAGCCGGCGCGCCGCCTCAACCGCTTCGGGCACCATCGCCCCCGCGACCGCAATTTGGACCACTGTCTTCGGGTCGACCTCGCCGAGTTCTTCCCGCGCCTCGAGCAGCCGATAGCCGCCCGCCAACACCTGCTGCCGCAGCGTCTCTGCGCCAAGCCGCTGGAGGGCCGGCTCAAGCAGCCGCTGGTCCACCGGCTTGGTCGACAATCGGAGATACATTGCGCGGCCGTTCCGGCGGTCGGTGCACTGGCGGAGCCCCTCGAGCAAAATCCATTCGACCTCGCGGGCAAACGCCGGCTCGTAGCTGATCAGGTTCGGCAGTTCGATCCCCAGCGACGGGGTGACCGTCGACTGATGCGCCCCGCCCTCTGGGCTGAGCGAGATGCCGGATGGAGTGCCGACGACGATGAACTTCGACTCAGAGTAGAGACCGTAGATGAACGCATCCAGCCCGCGAAGAACGAAGGGGTCATAGACGGTGCCGATCGGCAGCAGCAGTTCCCCTTGCATCTCCTGCGAGAGGCCGAGCTGCCCCAGCAGGAGAAAGAGATTCATCTCGGAGATCCCGAGTTCGATATGCTGCCCTTGAGGCCCAGGTTGCCAACGGACGGGCTGGGGAGCAGGCTCAAACCGGTCGGCGGCAGTAGCGCTGAACACCCCAACCCGGTTAATCCAGCCGCCGAGGTTCGTCGAGACGGCGACATCCGGGGCGACCGTCACGATCCGCTGGCTGATGGCGGGCACGCGCGACAGTTCAACGAGCAGCCGGCCGAGTGTCTCTTGGGTCGACGTGGTCGCAAGCGGCTGATGGCCGATGCTTGGCGGGATATCCGTCGGCGCAAGCGCAGGCGGACGGCTGGGCAGCGCCGGCCCACGGAGACGCTCGGCCGCCAAGCGGCAGATCTCGGCCTCGGGGCTGCCAGGAGGAAAGCGGGCCCATTCGTCCTCCGGCGGGATGCCGAGACGCGCCGCCAACTCTTGCATCTGTTTGGCGGTGAGAAGGGCCGAGTGGTTGAGGGGATGGCCGGCGATCGGGAGGCCCCACCCCTTGATGGTGTAGGCGAACACCACGCTCGGCCGGTCGCGCACTGCCGCCGCTTCCTGAAAAGCGCGCAGCAGTTCGGCAATGTCGTGGCCGCCAAGATCGCTCACGAGAGCAGGGATCTCCTCGTCAGGAAAAGGCGAGAGCGCGCGCTCAACGCCCGCTGGGTCATCCGCGCCGACAATGAAACGCTCACGGCAGATCGCTCCCGGCAGCCGGATCGCCGCCTGATACTCTTCGTTGCTCATGTCGTCGATCCGCTGGCGGAGCGCGGCGCCCCCTGGACCAGCAAACACTGCTTGAAGCCGCCGCCCATACTTCGCCTCAACGACATGCCATTCGCTGTCGCGGAAGATCGCCTTGAGCTGGCGCGCGCGGATCCCCGGCACCACGCGATCGAGGCTCTGGCGATTCAGGTCGACAATCCACAGGATCGTGCCGACATCGCGAAGATGCTCCTCCGTCACCGCTTCCCACACGTTCCCCTCGTCCAGTTCGGCGTCGCCGACGAGCGCGATGTACCGCCGATCAGCAGGGCCGCCGAAATGCAGCTGGACATAGCGGTCGGTGAGCGCCGCGAAGGCCGGCGCCGCCGCTCCGAGGCCGACCGACCCAGTCGAGAAGTCGACCGGGTCGGGGTCCTTCGTTCGGCTCGGATAGGCCTGCAGTCCGCCGAAACTCCGCAGCGTCGTCAGGTAGCGGCGGTCAAGGTTGCCAAGAAGATATTGGACCGCGTGAAATGCTGGCGAGGCATGAGGCTTGACGGAGACGCGATCGCCGGCGCGAAGAAACGCGAAGTAGAGCGCAGTGAGGATCGACACCATCGAGGCGGAAGACGCCTGATGCCCCCCGACTTTGGTGCCGTCCGAGGAGGGACGGACGGCATTGGCGTGATGGACGATATTGGTCGCGAGCCAGAGCACTCGGCGCTGGATCGATTCGAGCGCCGCCAGCTGCTCAGGGGAGAGCGGGACCTCGAGCGTCGGTGCTTCGCGCATGGCCACTCCAGAACACTGTCGTGATCGCGTGTGTCAAGCGTACCACGATGCGCGGCGCGGTGATCAGGCAAGGCGGATGCGGAAGAAGGGCGGCAGCGTCAGCACCCGGACGCGGAGGCGCTGGCCGACGGTAAAGCGGACCGCGAGGTTGCCGCCGCCGACTGTAGCGGCGTCGAGCACTGCCGGCTCGCTCCGGCCGACATCCACC
Above is a genomic segment from Dehalococcoidia bacterium containing:
- a CDS encoding pyruvate dehydrogenase, whose product is MREAPTLEVPLSPEQLAALESIQRRVLWLATNIVHHANAVRPSSDGTKVGGHQASSASMVSILTALYFAFLRAGDRVSVKPHASPAFHAVQYLLGNLDRRYLTTLRSFGGLQAYPSRTKDPDPVDFSTGSVGLGAAAPAFAALTDRYVQLHFGGPADRRYIALVGDAELDEGNVWEAVTEEHLRDVGTILWIVDLNRQSLDRVVPGIRARQLKAIFRDSEWHVVEAKYGRRLQAVFAGPGGAALRQRIDDMSNEEYQAAIRLPGAICRERFIVGADDPAGVERALSPFPDEEIPALVSDLGGHDIAELLRAFQEAAAVRDRPSVVFAYTIKGWGLPIAGHPLNHSALLTAKQMQELAARLGIPPEDEWARFPPGSPEAEICRLAAERLRGPALPSRPPALAPTDIPPSIGHQPLATTSTQETLGRLLVELSRVPAISQRIVTVAPDVAVSTNLGGWINRVGVFSATAADRFEPAPQPVRWQPGPQGQHIELGISEMNLFLLLGQLGLSQEMQGELLLPIGTVYDPFVLRGLDAFIYGLYSESKFIVVGTPSGISLSPEGGAHQSTVTPSLGIELPNLISYEPAFAREVEWILLEGLRQCTDRRNGRAMYLRLSTKPVDQRLLEPALQRLGAETLRQQVLAGGYRLLEAREELGEVDPKTVVQIAVAGAMVPEAVEAARRLHREGVAANLVVITSADRLSAELTDQRRRQRAGERARFGQLAALFPPAERRAPIVTVVDGASHALTFLGGVFGAPVVPLGVDAFGQSGSRADLYRYYGIDADAIVAAAFAALDLVE